Proteins encoded in a region of the Halorubrum hochsteinianum genome:
- a CDS encoding DNA primase-like protein: MTWRQATREEIYAYYAEEFPRYLDDLPEFITATGPKQYAIAFRESHPVRKDEVPDKDFIRRDTWQTDASGDRTTPEFDDFEDVVEFIRHPARNDPLGRSEFALADPEVLEQPDPQPDAVYYALDHWERPWVLLVDIDAKEIARDRAEELVSADVEDQDDDALLDAAGILDAAPEGYPYAFEDIDRAIEYGFELRDIFEDDFDAKETMVLYSGQGVHVYLLDTDPAHRYDEQSREVLNDLLLETYDIPIDPVVTADRRRVARLPYSLHADVCSIVQPIESPAFDVRSATPEVIDG; this comes from the coding sequence ATGACCTGGCGACAGGCGACCCGCGAGGAGATTTACGCCTACTATGCCGAGGAGTTCCCCCGCTATCTGGACGACCTGCCGGAATTCATCACGGCGACCGGCCCGAAACAGTACGCTATCGCCTTCCGGGAGTCCCACCCGGTTCGCAAAGACGAGGTGCCGGACAAGGACTTCATCCGGCGGGATACGTGGCAAACAGATGCGTCGGGCGACCGAACGACGCCCGAATTCGACGACTTCGAGGACGTTGTCGAGTTCATTCGGCATCCAGCCCGCAACGACCCGCTGGGGCGGAGCGAGTTCGCACTCGCTGATCCGGAGGTACTGGAGCAACCGGACCCACAGCCCGACGCCGTCTACTACGCACTGGATCACTGGGAACGACCCTGGGTCCTCCTCGTCGACATCGACGCGAAAGAGATCGCCCGAGACAGAGCGGAGGAGCTGGTGTCGGCGGACGTCGAGGATCAGGACGACGATGCGCTTCTCGATGCTGCGGGTATCCTCGACGCCGCTCCCGAGGGGTATCCGTACGCCTTCGAAGACATCGACCGCGCCATCGAGTACGGGTTCGAGCTGAGGGATATCTTCGAGGACGATTTCGACGCCAAGGAGACGATGGTCCTCTACAGCGGGCAGGGAGTCCACGTCTACCTGCTGGATACCGACCCGGCGCACCGATACGACGAGCAGAGTCGCGAGGTGTTGAACGACCTCCTCCTCGAGACGTACGACATCCCGATCGACCCCGTCGTGACGGCCGACCGCCGGCGGGTCGCCCGCCTGCCCTACTCACTTCACGCCGACGTTTGTAGCATCGTCCAACCCATCGAGAGCCCGGCGTTCGACGTGCGATCTGCCACACCCGAGGTGATCGACGGATGA